A genomic window from Maridesulfovibrio sp. includes:
- a CDS encoding amino acid ABC transporter ATP-binding protein — protein MIEIKNLHKSFGEFQVIKGIDLKVESGQVVCIIGPSGSGKSTVLRCINRLEEPTSGTIIVDGHDIMSPTTNINEVRTEAGMVFQQFNLFPHMTILENVTLGPIKVRKMSKSEADELGLKLLAKVGLKDKARNYPEQLSGGQKQRVAIARSLALQPKVILFDEPTSALDPELVGEVLEVMQQLAKEGMTMIVVTHEMGFAKEVADRLIFIDQGVIQEEGDPTKVFANPKNPRLKDFLGKVVSHL, from the coding sequence ATGATTGAGATTAAGAATCTTCATAAAAGTTTCGGGGAGTTCCAAGTCATTAAAGGCATTGACCTCAAGGTTGAGTCCGGTCAGGTTGTCTGTATTATCGGACCTTCCGGGTCCGGTAAATCGACTGTCCTGCGTTGTATCAACAGACTTGAGGAACCGACTTCCGGGACCATTATTGTTGATGGACATGACATCATGTCTCCGACGACCAATATCAACGAAGTGCGCACTGAAGCTGGTATGGTTTTTCAGCAGTTTAATCTTTTCCCGCACATGACCATTCTTGAGAATGTGACTCTCGGACCTATTAAAGTTCGTAAGATGTCTAAAAGCGAAGCTGACGAACTTGGCCTTAAGTTGCTGGCTAAAGTCGGGCTGAAAGATAAGGCTCGCAATTATCCTGAACAGCTTTCCGGAGGCCAGAAGCAGCGCGTGGCAATTGCCCGTTCACTGGCCTTGCAGCCGAAGGTTATTCTTTTTGATGAACCGACTTCCGCACTGGACCCGGAGCTTGTTGGTGAGGTGCTTGAAGTAATGCAGCAACTGGCTAAAGAAGGCATGACTATGATCGTGGTTACTCATGAGATGGGATTCGCTAAGGAAGTTGCTGACCGTCTTATCTTTATTGATCAGGGTGTCATTCAGGAAGAAGGCGATCCTACCAAGGTTTTTGCCAATCCCAAGAACCCGAGGCTTAAAGATTTTCTCGGGAAGGTTGTTTCCCATCTCTAA
- a CDS encoding AraC family transcriptional regulator, producing MKESHILYKADELIGINSSFKIYPFTDGTGCQISDVQEPHMHDFYVVHYVSSGSGSCVIDFETYDIIPGSLYFVSPRQLHLWNPDDSVEGFVMVFIDEFLKSPEAPVHNAFELDFFNSVVNSPMFMLSSGQKEEVSRVLSCIFREFCERATGFETVLRSYFHIFMVGLQRMFADRLNGPGARTENRIVREFKKLVAADHSQQLRVQDYAKVMNVSVSRLRTVIKEATSLTPGQIVRNELIISAKRMLANSDLNISEICYELKFDDPSYFGKFFKRETGFSPSVFREHVRGKYQQLV from the coding sequence ATGAAAGAGAGCCATATACTATACAAAGCAGATGAATTAATTGGTATAAATTCCAGTTTTAAAATTTATCCCTTTACTGACGGAACAGGATGTCAGATCAGTGATGTTCAAGAGCCTCATATGCATGATTTCTATGTAGTACATTATGTGTCTTCCGGCTCCGGCAGTTGTGTTATTGATTTCGAGACATATGATATTATTCCAGGCTCTTTGTATTTTGTGTCTCCGAGACAGTTACATTTGTGGAATCCTGATGACAGCGTTGAAGGCTTTGTTATGGTTTTCATCGATGAGTTCTTAAAATCTCCTGAAGCTCCAGTACATAATGCTTTTGAGTTGGATTTCTTCAATAGTGTGGTTAATTCTCCTATGTTTATGCTTTCCTCAGGGCAGAAAGAGGAGGTATCCCGTGTTCTTTCCTGTATTTTCCGGGAATTCTGTGAGCGTGCAACAGGATTTGAAACCGTCTTGCGGTCCTACTTTCATATCTTTATGGTAGGTTTGCAACGGATGTTTGCTGATCGCTTAAATGGACCGGGAGCGCGGACCGAGAACCGTATTGTCCGTGAATTCAAGAAACTGGTTGCTGCGGATCACAGCCAGCAACTGCGGGTACAGGATTACGCGAAAGTCATGAACGTCAGTGTCAGTAGACTTCGTACGGTGATTAAAGAAGCAACCAGTCTGACACCCGGACAGATTGTGCGTAATGAACTGATCATTTCCGCTAAACGCATGCTCGCGAATTCCGATCTCAATATTTCTGAAATATGCTATGAGCTTAAGTTCGATGATCCTTCGTATTTCGGTAAGTTCTTCAAGCGCGAGACAGGTTTCAGCCCCTCTGTTTTTCGTGAACATGTACGGGGTAAATATCAGCAGTTAGTATGA
- a CDS encoding ferredoxin-thioredoxin reductase catalytic domain-containing protein translates to MSKPTEKNVKLVSSYVEKYCKRTGLNLHPMKDVSEAVTTGLAMHLDELKRPLCPCRFYPDKQQAVAEREWLCPCSDMKAYKYCHCMLFVNEEGMPVTQHLPEGHEGRQAYGDIADPAPEKMPRKLPN, encoded by the coding sequence TTGTCTAAGCCTACAGAAAAAAATGTAAAATTGGTCTCCTCTTACGTGGAGAAGTATTGTAAACGTACCGGGTTGAACCTTCATCCCATGAAGGATGTTTCCGAAGCTGTTACTACCGGATTGGCGATGCATCTGGACGAACTGAAGCGTCCTCTCTGTCCTTGCCGTTTTTATCCTGATAAGCAGCAGGCTGTAGCGGAACGTGAATGGCTCTGTCCTTGTTCCGATATGAAGGCATACAAATACTGTCATTGCATGCTGTTTGTTAACGAAGAGGGCATGCCTGTAACTCAGCATCTTCCTGAAGGTCACGAAGGTCGTCAGGCTTATGGCGATATCGCTGATCCTGCGCCGGAAAAAATGCCTCGTAAGTTGCCCAATTAA
- a CDS encoding UbiD family decarboxylase translates to MGYRNTKECLDALEAKGDLLKINQEIDPDIEAGVIQRRVFEAKGPALLFTNVKGCKFPMAANIFGTKERLNFIFRDTIETVERLMKLKMYPMEAIKRPWKYLGAPRTAYHTMPRKLSEGPVTANETTISELPQLKSWPMDGGAFVTLPQVYSESPDNPGFAGSNIGMYRVQLSGNEYTNNEVGLHYQIHRGIGHHHAQALKKGEKLKVNIAIGGAPSMSIAAVMPLPEGLAEIFFAGSLGGHRIPMVMRPNGLPIPAEADFCICGTISDEQKPEGPFGDHIGYYSLTHDFPVLKVDKVYHRSDAIWPFTTVGRPPQEDTMFGDFIHELTSELVPSVFTGVHEVHAVDVAGVHPLLLAVGSERYVPYAKERQPQELLTNGMALLGNTQTALAKYLFIGAKEDMEHGENCHNIPVFFKHMLERVNLNRDLHFITRTTIDTLDYSGMGFNEGSKLIFAAAGSKKRELSKKLPKLPTLPEGFSEARIFAPGIMLIKGRKNVTERGNQDPQLDMLGEALRHAEGIKEIPMIVVVDEPDFCAKNWDNFLWVTFTRSDPANDIYGVGTFTKAKHWGAEKAFIIDARMKSYQAPPLDPDPEVEKRVDQLGAPGGPLYGII, encoded by the coding sequence ATGGGATACAGAAATACAAAAGAATGCCTTGATGCTCTTGAAGCCAAGGGTGATCTGCTCAAAATAAATCAAGAAATAGACCCTGATATTGAAGCAGGGGTTATACAACGCCGCGTATTTGAGGCCAAAGGTCCTGCCCTGCTTTTCACCAATGTGAAAGGCTGCAAATTTCCCATGGCTGCAAACATTTTCGGCACTAAGGAAAGGTTGAATTTCATCTTCCGCGATACAATTGAAACAGTGGAACGACTTATGAAGCTGAAGATGTATCCCATGGAAGCAATCAAACGCCCTTGGAAATACCTTGGAGCACCGCGCACAGCATACCATACTATGCCGCGAAAGCTTTCTGAAGGTCCGGTCACAGCCAATGAAACCACCATTTCCGAGCTGCCGCAGCTTAAATCATGGCCTATGGACGGCGGAGCTTTCGTTACCCTGCCGCAGGTATATTCTGAAAGCCCGGACAACCCCGGTTTCGCAGGATCAAACATAGGTATGTACCGTGTACAACTTTCCGGCAACGAATACACCAACAATGAAGTCGGGCTGCACTATCAGATACACCGTGGAATCGGCCATCACCACGCACAAGCCTTGAAAAAAGGCGAAAAGCTTAAAGTAAACATCGCTATCGGCGGTGCTCCGTCCATGTCCATTGCCGCCGTAATGCCCCTTCCTGAAGGGTTAGCTGAAATTTTCTTTGCCGGCTCACTTGGCGGCCACCGCATTCCGATGGTCATGCGTCCAAATGGATTGCCAATACCTGCCGAGGCGGATTTCTGTATCTGCGGAACCATCAGCGATGAGCAAAAACCTGAAGGGCCGTTCGGCGACCATATCGGCTACTATAGCCTGACTCATGATTTCCCGGTTCTCAAGGTCGATAAGGTATACCACCGCAGCGATGCAATCTGGCCTTTCACTACAGTAGGACGCCCTCCGCAGGAAGATACCATGTTTGGTGATTTCATTCATGAACTCACCTCTGAACTGGTTCCCTCTGTTTTTACCGGTGTACATGAAGTCCACGCCGTGGACGTGGCCGGAGTGCATCCCCTGCTGCTGGCAGTGGGCAGCGAACGCTATGTTCCATACGCGAAAGAACGCCAACCGCAGGAATTGTTGACCAATGGAATGGCCCTGCTGGGCAACACCCAGACAGCACTGGCCAAATATCTCTTCATCGGCGCAAAGGAAGATATGGAACATGGTGAAAACTGCCACAATATTCCGGTCTTTTTCAAACACATGCTGGAGCGGGTAAACCTCAATCGAGACCTGCACTTCATCACAAGAACCACCATAGACACACTTGACTATTCCGGCATGGGTTTTAACGAAGGATCTAAACTGATATTTGCTGCCGCCGGTTCCAAAAAGCGTGAGCTGAGCAAAAAACTTCCTAAACTGCCCACCCTGCCCGAAGGATTCAGCGAAGCCAGAATTTTCGCCCCCGGAATCATGCTCATTAAAGGAAGAAAAAACGTAACCGAACGCGGTAATCAAGACCCGCAACTGGATATGCTGGGAGAAGCACTGCGGCACGCTGAAGGAATAAAAGAAATACCGATGATTGTTGTAGTGGATGAGCCGGACTTCTGCGCTAAAAACTGGGATAATTTTCTCTGGGTAACTTTCACACGCTCTGATCCGGCTAACGATATCTATGGAGTAGGAACTTTCACAAAAGCCAAACACTGGGGAGCTGAAAAAGCATTCATAATTGACGCCCGCATGAAAAGTTATCAGGCTCCACCGCTCGATCCGGACCCGGAAGTCGAAAAAAGAGTTGATCAGCTAGGTGCTCCCGGCGGTCCTCTTTATGGCATAATTTAA
- a CDS encoding iron-containing alcohol dehydrogenase, whose product MLNFSFYNPTNILFGDGQLKELDNLVPANAKVLITYGGGSAKKTGLLDKVKTELSKSDRTVMEFGGIPANPKFDVVMEAVKIVRDENIDFILAVGGGSVIDGTKFIALAAPAKEYEGRERELMKFGFAPVPVDCAVPFGTVLTLPATGSEMNNGAVISDGEDKLPVMSNHTFPKFSILDPKITFTLPKTQVANGVVDTFIHTIEQYLTYPAEGRFQDRTAEGILQTLIEIGETTVNEPENYDARANLVWCSTMALNGLIGAGVPQDWTTHMIGHELTALTGLDHAKTLAVMQPANWKTRREEKREKLIQYAERVWNIREGNDDARIDQAIAKTEEFFHSIGMHTRLSDYEIGEEIIDRVVAGLEKHGMTKLSERGDVTLEVSRKMLETAL is encoded by the coding sequence ATGCTTAACTTTTCATTCTACAATCCGACTAACATTCTTTTCGGCGACGGCCAGCTTAAAGAACTGGACAATCTTGTTCCTGCAAATGCAAAAGTGCTTATCACATACGGTGGCGGCAGCGCCAAAAAGACCGGGTTACTCGACAAGGTAAAAACAGAGCTTTCCAAAAGCGATCGAACAGTAATGGAATTCGGCGGAATCCCTGCCAACCCTAAATTTGACGTAGTAATGGAAGCTGTAAAAATAGTGCGGGATGAAAATATAGACTTTATCCTTGCCGTGGGCGGAGGTTCCGTTATTGACGGCACCAAATTTATTGCCCTGGCAGCCCCGGCTAAAGAATATGAAGGACGCGAACGGGAACTGATGAAATTTGGTTTTGCCCCTGTCCCTGTCGACTGTGCTGTTCCCTTCGGAACCGTTTTGACTCTTCCGGCCACAGGATCAGAGATGAATAACGGAGCTGTAATCAGTGACGGAGAAGACAAACTTCCCGTTATGTCAAATCACACTTTCCCTAAATTCTCCATACTTGATCCTAAAATCACCTTCACCCTGCCTAAGACTCAGGTAGCAAACGGCGTGGTCGATACCTTTATACACACCATTGAGCAATACCTGACCTACCCGGCAGAAGGACGCTTTCAGGATCGCACCGCGGAAGGAATCCTCCAGACTCTGATAGAAATAGGTGAAACGACAGTTAATGAGCCTGAAAATTATGACGCCCGTGCCAACCTCGTCTGGTGTTCCACTATGGCACTGAACGGCCTTATCGGTGCAGGCGTGCCACAGGACTGGACAACTCATATGATAGGTCATGAGCTGACTGCACTGACCGGGCTGGACCATGCAAAAACACTGGCTGTAATGCAGCCTGCCAACTGGAAAACTCGCCGCGAAGAAAAACGTGAAAAATTAATTCAGTACGCAGAGCGTGTATGGAATATCCGCGAAGGCAATGATGACGCACGAATTGATCAGGCTATTGCCAAAACAGAAGAATTCTTCCACAGCATCGGCATGCATACACGTCTCTCCGATTACGAAATTGGTGAGGAAATTATTGACCGCGTAGTTGCCGGCCTTGAAAAACACGGCATGACCAAGCTATCTGAACGGGGTGATGTAACACTTGAAGTTTCCCGCAAAATGCTGGAAACTGCCCTGTAA
- the glnH gene encoding glutamine ABC transporter substrate-binding protein GlnH: protein MKKLLILIVAAMITATMVGSAFAGKLTVACDTSFPPFEFKDPATGKHTGFDVELWEAIAQKIGAEYDLQPMDFNGIIPGLQSNQLDVGIAGITIKPERAKVVDFSDGYYNSGLLILVKKDENSINGIEDLKGKIISTKLSTSSADFAKGAGAEEVKLYPNNDAMFMELMTGGADAVIFDSPVIADFMRKAGKGQVKVVGPLYNGQQYGIAFPKGSALVAKVNAALKELRKDGTYRELYIKWFGTEPK, encoded by the coding sequence ATGAAAAAACTGCTTATACTCATCGTTGCTGCAATGATTACCGCAACCATGGTCGGCTCTGCTTTTGCTGGTAAACTTACTGTTGCCTGTGACACCAGTTTCCCGCCTTTCGAATTTAAAGATCCTGCTACCGGAAAGCATACCGGTTTTGACGTTGAGCTTTGGGAAGCCATTGCCCAGAAGATTGGTGCTGAGTACGACCTGCAGCCCATGGATTTCAATGGTATCATTCCTGGTTTGCAGTCCAATCAGCTGGACGTAGGGATTGCCGGTATTACCATCAAGCCTGAACGTGCTAAGGTCGTCGATTTTTCCGATGGTTATTATAACTCCGGTCTTCTGATCCTTGTTAAAAAGGATGAGAACTCAATTAACGGAATCGAAGACCTCAAAGGTAAAATTATTTCCACCAAGCTGAGTACTTCTTCTGCTGATTTCGCAAAGGGTGCAGGCGCTGAAGAAGTTAAACTTTATCCCAACAACGACGCCATGTTCATGGAACTTATGACTGGCGGAGCTGACGCTGTGATATTTGACTCTCCTGTTATCGCAGATTTCATGCGCAAGGCCGGTAAAGGTCAGGTTAAAGTTGTTGGTCCTCTTTACAATGGTCAGCAGTACGGTATTGCTTTCCCTAAAGGAAGCGCACTTGTCGCCAAAGTTAATGCAGCCCTCAAAGAGTTGCGTAAAGACGGCACTTACCGCGAACTGTATATTAAATGGTTCGGCACCGAGCCTAAATAG
- a CDS encoding calcium-binding protein yields MKKVLSCSMVVLTLVFLSSFVFAGSAPELRGTWVGLVKMMAKDGTVKENKAVFVINKQEGKLFAGEKAWFAENKENLITEGFSGIVGDDGSLYLAEHEDGYTFGNLTGKETMSLYYLENGRKAKVIQYTMARIHFARAFVDIDKDGSKTIIRSEIVKVYPLNAERIMREADLNKDGKLSKKEWEEWKKDK; encoded by the coding sequence ATGAAGAAGGTTCTTAGTTGCAGTATGGTTGTTCTTACTCTGGTGTTCTTGAGTTCTTTTGTCTTCGCTGGAAGTGCCCCTGAGTTGCGTGGTACCTGGGTCGGCCTTGTAAAGATGATGGCGAAAGACGGAACAGTTAAGGAAAACAAAGCTGTATTCGTGATTAATAAGCAGGAAGGAAAGCTTTTTGCCGGAGAAAAAGCCTGGTTTGCAGAGAATAAAGAGAATCTCATAACAGAAGGTTTCAGTGGAATTGTAGGGGATGACGGAAGTCTTTATTTGGCTGAGCATGAAGACGGGTATACTTTCGGGAATCTTACCGGCAAAGAAACAATGTCCCTGTACTACCTTGAAAATGGACGTAAAGCTAAAGTTATTCAATACACAATGGCTAGAATTCACTTTGCCCGTGCATTTGTAGATATTGATAAGGATGGCAGTAAAACCATCATCCGCTCTGAAATTGTAAAGGTTTATCCATTGAATGCCGAGCGTATTATGCGTGAAGCAGACTTGAATAAGGATGGAAAATTGAGCAAAAAAGAATGGGAAGAATGGAAGAAAGATAAGTAG
- a CDS encoding FAD-dependent oxidoreductase → MSSRKIVVIGGSAAGPKAAARSKRLDAGAEVTLLQKAPELSMASCGYPYYIGGNFDERNALLATPTGVVRDESFFAAAKGVNARVNTEVTSIDRQNKTVACTNIVTGESSTVEYDKLVLCTGATPRRPPIPGIELEGVRSLSEMRDADKLRELVDSGKVKNAVIVGGGLIGIEVCEALSESGMNVNVVEMLSQLLMFLDWEIAKLVEKHVASKGVNVHTDNGVAEFVGENGKLTGVKLNDGSVVPCELAVVAIGVVPNSKLAADAGIEIGGFGGIAVDEFMRTSDPDIYAAGDCVEINHRITGKKTFAPYGDLANLEARVVADNIARGDKQKFPGTVNSGICKVFDLSAGATGLSEQRAKAEGYEVVTATNASPDKPGFMGAKLLVSKMVADANTGRILGFQCVGPGEVNRQLAEAAMAVMNGNTIYEIGMADLPYAPPFSLAIDHFITTAHILDNKIAGQMTGISNAQVKEKLDAGEKPFILDVRAPNEFEEMRLNVGEKLIPLGKLRNCLEELPQDKDAEIITFCKISMRGYEAQRVLEAEGWTNVKVMEGGIMGWPFKVEM, encoded by the coding sequence ATGAGTTCTAGAAAAATAGTTGTGATCGGCGGTTCTGCCGCCGGACCGAAGGCAGCAGCCCGTTCCAAACGCCTTGATGCCGGGGCTGAAGTTACACTGCTTCAGAAAGCCCCGGAACTATCAATGGCTTCCTGCGGTTACCCGTATTACATCGGCGGTAATTTCGATGAGCGAAATGCTCTTCTTGCAACGCCGACCGGAGTAGTACGAGATGAGTCTTTCTTTGCTGCAGCCAAGGGTGTGAACGCGAGGGTCAATACCGAAGTTACCTCCATTGACCGTCAGAATAAGACAGTTGCCTGTACCAACATAGTCACCGGGGAATCGTCCACTGTTGAATATGATAAACTTGTGCTCTGCACCGGGGCCACTCCGCGCCGTCCTCCCATTCCGGGGATTGAACTTGAAGGAGTCCGGTCTCTTTCGGAAATGCGTGATGCGGATAAGCTTCGTGAGCTGGTTGATTCAGGTAAAGTAAAAAATGCTGTTATTGTCGGCGGCGGTTTGATTGGAATTGAAGTCTGCGAGGCTCTTTCTGAATCCGGCATGAACGTAAATGTTGTAGAGATGCTTTCCCAGTTGCTTATGTTCCTTGATTGGGAGATTGCCAAGCTGGTGGAAAAGCATGTCGCCTCCAAGGGAGTAAACGTCCATACAGATAACGGTGTCGCTGAATTTGTAGGTGAAAACGGCAAGTTGACCGGGGTCAAACTTAATGACGGATCAGTAGTTCCTTGCGAATTGGCAGTCGTTGCTATCGGAGTTGTTCCTAACTCTAAGCTTGCTGCTGATGCCGGCATTGAGATTGGCGGATTCGGCGGCATCGCTGTTGACGAATTCATGCGTACTTCCGACCCGGATATTTATGCTGCCGGGGACTGCGTTGAAATCAACCACCGTATCACAGGTAAAAAGACTTTTGCTCCTTACGGTGACCTTGCAAACCTTGAGGCCAGAGTGGTTGCTGACAACATCGCCCGTGGTGACAAACAGAAGTTCCCCGGCACAGTAAACAGCGGTATCTGCAAGGTGTTCGACCTTAGTGCCGGAGCTACAGGTCTTTCCGAGCAGCGTGCTAAGGCCGAGGGATATGAGGTCGTCACCGCAACCAATGCCAGCCCTGATAAACCCGGTTTTATGGGAGCCAAGCTTCTGGTCTCCAAAATGGTCGCCGATGCAAATACCGGACGGATTCTCGGTTTCCAGTGCGTAGGCCCCGGTGAGGTCAACCGTCAGCTGGCAGAAGCTGCCATGGCTGTTATGAACGGTAACACCATCTATGAGATCGGCATGGCTGATTTGCCTTATGCTCCGCCGTTCTCGCTTGCCATTGATCATTTCATCACCACAGCACATATCCTTGATAATAAGATTGCCGGACAGATGACCGGAATCAGCAATGCTCAGGTTAAGGAAAAACTGGATGCAGGTGAGAAGCCTTTTATCCTTGATGTTCGTGCACCAAATGAATTTGAAGAAATGCGTCTAAATGTTGGGGAAAAGCTCATTCCTCTGGGCAAGCTTAGGAATTGTCTGGAAGAACTGCCACAGGATAAGGATGCTGAAATCATAACCTTTTGCAAAATTTCCATGCGTGGATATGAAGCCCAGCGGGTGCTTGAAGCAGAAGGCTGGACCAATGTCAAAGTTATGGAAGGCGGCATAATGGGCTGGCCATTCAAAGTTGAGATGTAG
- a CDS encoding amino acid ABC transporter permease yields MAFAFDTTVFWDTFPMLVRGLKLTVEITIGGLIFGFLLGSAAGLMKLSRNFFTRKIAGVYVEAIRGTPMLVQAMFLYYGVPMAIGMRIPPMTAGIVIIAVNSGAYIAEIVRGAVQSINRGQVEAGRSIGLTSAQTMRYIVWPQALKRMIPPLGNQFIISLKDTSLLMVIGVGELMRTGQEITSVNFRAFEVYLAVACVYLVMTLSIAYAMRRVEKKLNTSRR; encoded by the coding sequence ATGGCATTTGCATTTGACACTACAGTTTTCTGGGACACATTTCCCATGCTTGTGCGTGGTCTTAAACTTACCGTTGAGATCACTATCGGCGGTCTTATTTTTGGATTCCTGCTTGGGAGCGCGGCGGGCTTAATGAAGCTATCCCGAAATTTTTTTACTAGAAAGATAGCCGGGGTTTACGTTGAAGCCATCAGGGGAACACCTATGCTTGTTCAGGCCATGTTCCTCTATTACGGGGTTCCAATGGCCATCGGGATGCGTATTCCCCCTATGACCGCCGGTATTGTCATAATTGCAGTCAACTCAGGTGCCTATATTGCCGAGATCGTGCGTGGTGCAGTGCAGTCCATTAACAGAGGGCAGGTTGAAGCCGGACGTTCCATCGGCCTGACCAGTGCCCAGACTATGCGCTATATTGTTTGGCCGCAGGCTCTTAAACGTATGATTCCACCCCTTGGCAACCAGTTCATCATCAGTCTTAAGGATACATCCCTTCTTATGGTCATCGGAGTTGGTGAGCTTATGAGAACAGGTCAGGAAATCACTTCGGTGAACTTCCGCGCTTTTGAAGTATACCTCGCAGTAGCGTGTGTGTACCTCGTTATGACTCTTTCCATTGCCTACGCGATGCGTCGCGTAGAGAAAAAGTTGAATACTTCCCGGAGGTAG
- a CDS encoding PAS domain-containing protein codes for MNSFKPTYEELVQRIDELESQIRMAEQEDCPRSLLKPADNPAYMQKLSNDKSYMDALFNSTLNGVIVVNAETRKIIDINKTALDMLGRCKQNVVGYECHNFVCPAERGKCPIADLGQTVDRAERILLTANGGNCKILKSVKTITFAGKELYIESFIDITDLKEIEQTREELIEDLSAALEKVKVLSGLMPICAKCKKIRDDKGYWNNLESYIEKYSEASFSHGLCPECSDAMYGDQDWYIKGRKKRKSGKK; via the coding sequence GTGAACTCTTTTAAGCCGACATATGAAGAACTTGTACAGCGTATAGATGAACTTGAAAGCCAAATCCGAATGGCTGAACAAGAAGATTGTCCACGGTCTCTTTTGAAACCAGCTGACAATCCAGCCTATATGCAAAAACTGTCGAATGATAAAAGCTATATGGACGCACTCTTCAACTCCACCCTCAATGGAGTCATTGTGGTCAATGCTGAAACACGTAAAATAATCGATATCAACAAAACAGCTCTTGATATGCTAGGCCGTTGCAAACAAAACGTCGTAGGCTACGAATGCCACAACTTTGTTTGCCCGGCAGAAAGGGGAAAATGTCCTATTGCCGACTTAGGTCAGACCGTAGACAGAGCAGAAAGAATTTTGCTTACTGCCAACGGCGGAAACTGTAAAATTCTTAAATCGGTTAAGACCATAACCTTCGCAGGGAAAGAGCTTTATATTGAAAGCTTTATTGATATTACGGATCTGAAAGAAATAGAACAAACCCGAGAGGAATTGATTGAAGATCTTTCAGCTGCATTGGAAAAGGTCAAAGTACTCAGCGGGTTGATGCCGATTTGCGCTAAGTGCAAGAAAATTCGCGATGACAAAGGTTATTGGAACAATCTCGAATCATATATCGAAAAATACTCTGAAGCATCTTTCAGCCATGGACTATGCCCGGAATGCTCGGATGCTATGTATGGGGATCAGGACTGGTATATAAAAGGCAGAAAAAAAAGGAAATCCGGTAAAAAATAA
- a CDS encoding PH domain-containing protein → MGIFDGLMGNASEVSVEDVQEELAPILADNERVERAFKVIRDMYVFTSGRLILIDKQGLTGKKIEYMSILYKSISTFSVETAGHFDMDSELKMWVSGRHEPIVKDLKKGSDVVGIQKLLANKILK, encoded by the coding sequence ATGGGTATTTTTGATGGATTGATGGGCAACGCATCAGAAGTAAGCGTTGAAGATGTGCAAGAGGAACTCGCCCCTATACTGGCAGACAACGAAAGGGTAGAGCGAGCTTTCAAAGTTATCCGCGACATGTACGTTTTCACCTCCGGCCGCCTGATTCTCATCGACAAACAAGGTCTGACCGGGAAAAAGATCGAATATATGTCCATACTATACAAATCCATTTCCACCTTTTCCGTGGAAACTGCCGGACATTTTGATATGGATTCCGAACTTAAAATGTGGGTATCGGGCCGCCATGAACCAATTGTAAAAGATCTGAAGAAAGGGAGCGATGTGGTAGGGATACAGAAACTGCTGGCAAATAAAATCTTGAAGTGA
- a CDS encoding HAD family hydrolase, whose translation MFYGTIKAVAFDADDTLWVNETYFGEAKSAAARLFSSYVPEDKFLETLELTQTCNIPAFGYGVKSFVLSMIEAANKIVPGKIKSSELDSLIALGRDMLTKPVELIAGVKDVLHVLEPDYRLFMITKGDFAEQKRKIVLSGMSDFFEHIEILPEKDEAAYERILSEHDINPNEFLMVGNSVKSDVLPVVCIGASAAHIPFHTTWVHEVVCEDDMRGRDYVELNNISELLPLLTRP comes from the coding sequence ATGTTTTATGGAACAATTAAGGCTGTAGCCTTTGATGCTGACGATACTTTGTGGGTCAATGAAACATATTTTGGTGAGGCAAAATCAGCAGCTGCACGCCTTTTTTCCTCATATGTGCCGGAGGATAAGTTTTTGGAGACGCTGGAGCTGACCCAGACCTGTAATATCCCAGCTTTTGGCTACGGCGTGAAGAGTTTTGTTCTTTCAATGATTGAGGCGGCAAACAAAATTGTTCCGGGTAAAATCAAGAGCTCTGAATTGGATTCTCTTATAGCGTTAGGCAGGGATATGCTTACAAAGCCTGTTGAACTCATCGCAGGTGTTAAAGATGTTTTGCATGTTCTCGAGCCTGATTATCGTCTGTTCATGATAACCAAAGGTGACTTTGCAGAACAAAAGCGCAAAATTGTCCTTTCCGGTATGTCGGATTTTTTTGAGCATATAGAAATTCTTCCTGAGAAAGATGAGGCTGCCTATGAGCGGATTCTAAGTGAACATGATATTAATCCTAATGAGTTTCTTATGGTTGGTAATTCGGTTAAGTCAGATGTTCTTCCTGTTGTGTGCATCGGGGCCAGTGCTGCGCATATTCCTTTTCATACTACATGGGTGCATGAAGTTGTGTGTGAGGATGATATGCGCGGCCGGGATTATGTTGAATTGAATAATATTTCGGAACTGCTTCCTCTTTTGACTCGTCCCTGA